The Juglans microcarpa x Juglans regia isolate MS1-56 chromosome 2D, Jm3101_v1.0, whole genome shotgun sequence DNA window CCTGAATTTTAATGAgacagaaagaaaataaagaatcgTAAATCTTGATGCTGTAGGCTGATAAAATGTTTAAATGAGTAGATAAATCGATAAACAATGTCGGATACAACCGTTTAGCCTATTCTGTTAGAGTTCTTATTTTTGTGTCACGCTAAAGGCCTAATATCATGAAgagattccttttttttttttcttgtttgcctATTTTGGGTATCTGCAACTGTAGATAGAACTGAATaaatgatatgttttttttttgttcaatgaTTTCTTTCCTTGTACTACTAGCTGTTTAGGATTTTCTCATAAACGCTTCGAACTTTGCTcatcttgttttttcttttgcacTATAGTATTGCAACTTTGTTATAACCAGTTCACCGGAAGCATTCCTACACAGCTGGGTTCCCTAAAGAGGCTTAGTGTTCTTGCTTTGCAATCTAACAAATTAACTGGAGCAATCCCTGCAAGTTTAGGGGATTTGGGTCTGTTACGGAGGCTAGACTTGAGCTCCAATCAACTCTTTGGTTCAATTCCCTCAAAATTGGCCAACACCCCTTCGCTGGAAGTTCTGGACATTCGGAACAATACTCTCTCTGGCAGTGTACCTCTTggtaaaggttttttttttttttttaattattattattattttttaaagcttgGCTGAGTATGCCTGTTTTGATTAActgaaaaatgtgaatataaTTTGATCACGTTTTCGCTGTGGTTGATGAAGCTTTGAAAAGACTGAATGATGGATTCCTATACCAGAACAACATTGGTTTATGTGGGGTTGGGTTTTATCCTTTGAAAACGTGTAATGCTTCAAATCATCTCAATCGAAGTCGGCCCGAGCCCTATGGACCGGTTGGAACTAATTTGCCTACAAGAGACATACCAGAGACTGCAAACGTGCAGTTACCTTGCAACCATACTCGGTGCTCAAATCTGTCAAAATCCCCTAGATCCTCTGTTGCTGTTGGCGTAATTGTGGTAACAATTGCACTATCGGCTTTAGGAATTCTGAGCTTCATTCAATATCGCCACCGTAAACAGAAACTCAGCACCAAGTTTGATGTTTCAGTTAACCGTCTTAATACTGATCAGGCCAAGGGGGTGTACCGGAAGAATGGCTCTCCTCTAATCAGCCTCGAGTACGCCAGTGGGTGGGACCCTTTAGCTGATGGGCGAAATTTCAGTGGGTTTGCGAAAGAAGTCTTCCAGAGCTTTAGGTTCAATTTGGAAGAGGTGGAGTCAGCTACTCAGTACTTCTCGGAGTTGAACTTGTTGGATAAGAGTAACTTCTCTGCAACTTACAAAGGAATACTGAGAGATGGCTCCATTGTTGCTATTAAGAGCATCGGAAAAACTAGCTGCAAGTCAGAGGAAGCTGAGTTTTTGAAGGGATTAAACAATTTGACCTCATTGAGACATGAGAATCTAGTAAGATTGAGAGGATTTTGCTGTTCAAGGGGCCGTGGTGAGTGCTTTCTCATCTATGATTTTGTTCCCAACGGGAATTTATTGCACTATCTCGATGCAAAGGATGATGGCCATGTCCTTGAATGGTCAACTAGAGTTTCTATTGTGAATGGGATTGCGAAAGGTCAGTGTTTTACTCTGGTTTAGTTGTTTCACTGTCTGCTTTTTGGTTAAAACCTGTAGATTTGATAATTTATGCAATCAAATGTCCTATTTTGTTATCCACAAGATGTTGAGGTGGAGAAATATGGTTTGTATATCCAGTATAAATGATCCCCTACGGTGAAATTTAATTGGGGGGATGCTTTTTCTGAGAATAATCTTGCACATATCACTGTATTATTTTATCCCACATTCTCTAAAGAATAATTGGGAATAAAAGTTTGGTTTTGCACTGAATATTTACTTCTTTATggtgatttttatatttgttaaatGAGAATTTCGTTtctctctattcttttcttcaaCGTAAATGTAAGGAAGATTCAATTTTCACCATTGATGACAGGAATGCATTCGGGTTAGTTTGGTTCTCAAACCcatcttaacttatcattataactttttcaaattccaatacaaaatataataaataatttaactttttcaaatttcaaaataataataatattaaaaaatgatattataataatattttatcatttcaagtTATCTCAATTCAATATACAAACGCAGCCTAAAAGGTGATGTTTCTATTTGTTCATACTgaactttgtttttttcccaAGCAGGTGTAGCATATTTACACAGTTCCAAAGGGAACAAACGGGCTCTTGTTCACCAAAACATCTCAGCTGAGCATGTGCTCATTGACCAGCGATTCAACCCATTGCTCTCAGGTTCCGGCCTGCACTATCTTCTCACCAATGACGTTATCTTCTCGGCACTCAAAGCAAGTGCTGCAATGGGCTACCTAGCTCCTGAATACACCACTACTGGCAAATTCACGGAGAAAAGTGACGTATATGCATTTGGGGTGCTTGTTTTCCAAGTCCTCTCAGGAAAGCTGAAAGTCACTAGCTCAATACGACTTGGTGCAGAGTCATGCAGAtatcaagattttattgatccaAACCTTCATGGCAGGTTCTTCGAATATGAAGCAACGAAGCTTGCAAGAATAGCTTTGCTTTGCACTCTCGAGTCTCCAATTGAGAGGCCATCCATGGAAGCCGTTGCTCAAGAATTGGGTGACTGCAGTAGTTGCCTCTCCCAGACTTGATTTATCTAGCCATTGCTTCTAGAATTTTCAAATGGTAGGTGTAGGGATGACCCACTAACTGCTCATTGATGATGAAAATAGATTCCTTGTAATGTCGCGTCCTTTGCGTAGGACTAAGCTTTCTTATGAATGTGACTGAACCTTGATTTGTTCTGGCCGGGGGATAGGCTTTCTTATGGGGTATTTTGTTTGTAGTGACTTTTATTTGTAAGGAGCTGAGTGAAATCCCCACCACCAACAAAGCTTTCAGACGTGATTGCATCTGGGATTTTATTCCTCCTGAATGCAAGACTTGGTCATAGATCTATGTCATGTTGCAAAGTTTACTAAGAATTTTGATGGCTTGGTGCCACTTGTACAACTTTTCACATATAATAGGTACACCTCATAGATTTATGATAGGAATCAGTTCTTTCACTATAAGAATTAAAAGAATCTCTCTATTTTGCCATAATACTCGGGATGTGAAACTGCAAAACCTCATCAAAACCTTAGGAAACTTGACCTATAATATCACTACATGCTGTTTTTCCTCGATATTTTTAATGGGTTTCTTTGCTGGTTAACAAAAGCAGTGACTTTGTCACTGCAAAACTTAGCAAAGAAGCCAACTACACAATTTCCTCTATTAAGAACAATGATAAGTGGCAATAAGATCATTGAAATCCCAGTTGGGTTGCCAtagttcacaaaaaataatgtcTTCGTCCAATTAGGGTTGATGGGATAATTTTGGGACAGTTAGATCGAGTAGCAAAAGCCATGCAGTGTTGATGGTGTTGGGGAAGATGACCActtacaaaattaaatctattatCTAAGCATATAACTAGAATGATTAAACAAGCAAACaatcaaaacaaacacaacAGTTTTTTTACTTGGAAAAACCCTCCAGtgtagagggaaaaaaaaaactaccagaCAACTCCGAttaaatccactataataatATAGAGTTTACAATACTCAAGTTTATGCTCAAAACTTGAGTTCTCAACAAATTGGAAAATACAACAATAATCAATCTCTAAGAAAACAATAATCTCACCCCAAACCATTGGTTTGATAATGTCTGTGAGATCCTCACTTTGAATGCTACAACTCTCTAGAATACCCAAAGAAAAAACACCACTTAGAGAAATTCCTAATTTTTACTGTGTAGAGAAATACCTGTGTGAAATCTACACCCAAACGACAAAAGAAAACTTTtgccttttttccttttcatttgtTGCGTCGCCtgcctcttttttctttgttttgttgttttctcaCTCACACACTCGTAAAGCACATCATCTTCCCTTTTATAATTGCAAGTAGAAGTCCTAATGAGCTTAAGTGAGATGTAGGCTGAACCCACTCAACAATCTCCCCTCCAGCCCATCATAAGAGGAGATTATAATCTAACATCTCAGTTAGAGTCAATGCCGACTGATCCGGCACAAAACTCCAACTTCTCTCTGGTAACAACCTTTGTCATCATGTTAGCTGGGTTCTTCTCAGTGTGAATATTTTTCAGCAGTAGTGCTTGTTCCACAACTACCTGACGTAGCCAATGGTATCTCACATCAATGTGCTTTGTACGTGAATGATATGTGGCATTCTAGCTCAAGTCTAGTCACTTTGACTATAACAGTGAACCACATACTCATCCTGCTTCAAATTTAAATCTTGTAGAAATCGTTTTATTCAAAACATTTCTTTCCCTGCTTCAGTTGCTACAATATATTCAGTTTCAGTAGTAAATAAGGcaacacacttctgcaatttTGACTGCCATGATACAGCTCCCCTGCAAAAGTAACCAAGTACCCTGAAGTTAATTTTCTACCATCAAGGTCACCAGCCATATTTGCATCTGTATAGCCCTCTAAGATTGGTTCTGAGCTACCAAAAATCAAGCACATCTTTGAGGTACCCCTCAAATATCTGAAAATCCATTTCATTGCATGCCAATGATCTTTACCAGGATTAACTAGGAACCTGCTGACAACTCCTACTGCATGAGCAATATCTTGGCGTgtgcaaaccatagcatacatCAAACTCCCAACTGCAGAGGAGTAAGGAACGGTTGCCATGTTATCTTTCTCTTCCTTGGTAGAAGGACAAGTCTTCTTACTTAGCTTGAAGTGATCACAAAGAGGAGTCCTCACATGCTTCATATTAAACCTCTCTAGTATCGGCTCAATATACTTCTCTTGTAATAACCataacttcttagcttttctgtcacgaacaatcttcataCCTAGAATCTGTCGTGTTGGGCAAGATCTTTCATGTCAAATGACTTGAACAACTCTGCCTTCAAACTTTGAATCAACTGAACATATTGTCCAACAATCAacatatcatctacatataacAGAAGAATAATAGTCTTACCATCAGGGAACCTTCTAACATACACACAATGATATGCTTTTGTTCTGATATATCCATGACCTGTCATGAATGAGTCAAACttcttataccattgccttgaaGCCTGCTTCAACCCATAGAGACTCTTTTTCAATTTACAAACCATGTGCTCCTTCCTTTTGACCTCAAATCCTTCTAGTTGAACCATGTAGATCTCTTCCTCCTCCAAGTCACCATGGAGAAAAGCAGTCTTTACATCTAACTGTTCAAGCTAAAGATACAAGCTAGCTGCAAGACCTAACACAACGCGAATGGAATTCATCTTGACAACTGGAAAGCATATCTCATCAAAATCTATTCCCTTCCTTTGATTGAAGCCTTTTACCACCAATCGAGTTTTGTGTTTTACTAGCTTTCCACCATCACTCTTAcgcttgaacacccatttgttTTCTAGAGTCTTTTTGCCTTTAGGGAGCTCCACTAAATCATAAGTGTCATTCTTGTGTAAAGAGTTCATCCACTTTTGTTGTTCCTTATGAGCTTTCACTTCTTGAAAACTTTCTGGCTCCCTCTCATCAGTAATCAAAACATAATCGGACTCAGGATATCTAGTTGATGGATGAT harbors:
- the LOC121248267 gene encoding probable leucine-rich repeat receptor-like protein kinase At5g63930, which encodes MGLAAFLFSVIFLLTSSTWVCANAELRALMDIKAALDPQSQYLSSWTINGTPCDGSFEGVACNERGQVANISLQGKGLSGKVSPAIAGLRHLTGLYLHYNSLHGEIPREIVNLTELTDLYLNVNNLSGWIPPEVGNMADLQVLQLCYNQFTGSIPTQLGSLKRLSVLALQSNKLTGAIPASLGDLGLLRRLDLSSNQLFGSIPSKLANTPSLEVLDIRNNTLSGSVPLALKRLNDGFLYQNNIGLCGVGFYPLKTCNASNHLNRSRPEPYGPVGTNLPTRDIPETANVQLPCNHTRCSNLSKSPRSSVAVGVIVVTIALSALGILSFIQYRHRKQKLSTKFDVSVNRLNTDQAKGVYRKNGSPLISLEYASGWDPLADGRNFSGFAKEVFQSFRFNLEEVESATQYFSELNLLDKSNFSATYKGILRDGSIVAIKSIGKTSCKSEEAEFLKGLNNLTSLRHENLVRLRGFCCSRGRGECFLIYDFVPNGNLLHYLDAKDDGHVLEWSTRVSIVNGIAKGVAYLHSSKGNKRALVHQNISAEHVLIDQRFNPLLSGSGLHYLLTNDVIFSALKASAAMGYLAPEYTTTGKFTEKSDVYAFGVLVFQVLSGKLKVTSSIRLGAESCRYQDFIDPNLHGRFFEYEATKLARIALLCTLESPIERPSMEAVAQELGDCSSCLSQT